The Halogranum gelatinilyticum genome contains a region encoding:
- a CDS encoding KEOPS complex subunit Pcc1 codes for MRQARIETTHEDARRIADAVTPDNTDSMTTTVEGDSIVTVVERETTGGLQATVDDYVVNLTVAETVADNATRHINHE; via the coding sequence ATGAGACAGGCACGAATCGAGACGACACACGAGGACGCCCGCCGCATCGCCGACGCAGTGACCCCCGACAACACCGACTCGATGACGACGACGGTGGAGGGAGACTCCATCGTCACCGTCGTCGAGCGGGAGACGACCGGCGGCCTCCAGGCCACGGTCGACGACTACGTGGTGAACCTGACCGTCGCGGAGACGGTCGCAGACAACGCAACACGACACATCAACCATGAGTGA
- a CDS encoding NADH:flavin oxidoreductase/NADH oxidase has translation MTPSLFTPLSLRETTARNRVMVSPMCQYSTGDGVATDWHQVHLGSRAVGGAGVVMTEATAVEPRGRITPHDLGIWSQEHADALAPITEFIRSQGSVPAIQLAHAGRKASKTRPWDGSEPLQPDEGGWETVAPSAEPYPYDDEPPQQRAMTAEDIDDVTDSFVTAAKRAREAGFEIAEVHAAHGYLLHEFLSPVTNDRDDEYGGSFENRTRLVREITAAVRAVWPDDKPVFVRISATDWLPDRESWDIDQSVRLAPLLAEAGADLVDVSAGGIHPDQEIPNAGPGYQIPYAETIKENTDLAVGAVGGITTGEQADQLIRNERADLAIVGREHLRDPYFALHAAHELGVDVDVPAQYRRGF, from the coding sequence ATGACACCGTCGCTGTTCACGCCCCTCTCGTTGCGTGAGACGACTGCTCGAAACCGTGTGATGGTCTCGCCGATGTGCCAGTATTCGACTGGTGACGGCGTCGCGACCGACTGGCATCAGGTCCACCTCGGGAGCCGCGCCGTCGGCGGGGCCGGCGTCGTGATGACCGAGGCGACCGCGGTCGAACCACGCGGCCGTATCACCCCGCACGACCTCGGCATCTGGAGCCAAGAGCACGCCGACGCGCTCGCACCGATCACGGAGTTCATCCGGTCGCAGGGGAGCGTTCCGGCCATCCAGCTCGCTCACGCCGGGCGAAAGGCTTCGAAGACCCGGCCGTGGGACGGGAGCGAACCCCTCCAGCCCGACGAGGGCGGCTGGGAGACGGTCGCCCCCTCGGCGGAGCCGTATCCCTACGACGACGAGCCGCCGCAACAGCGCGCGATGACGGCCGAGGACATCGACGACGTGACCGACTCGTTCGTCACGGCCGCGAAGCGCGCCCGCGAGGCGGGCTTCGAGATCGCCGAGGTCCACGCCGCCCACGGCTATCTCCTCCACGAGTTCCTCTCGCCCGTGACGAACGACCGCGACGACGAGTACGGCGGCAGCTTCGAGAACCGCACGCGACTCGTTCGGGAGATCACGGCCGCAGTCCGCGCGGTCTGGCCCGACGACAAGCCCGTCTTCGTCCGCATCTCCGCGACCGACTGGCTCCCCGACCGCGAGTCGTGGGACATCGACCAGTCGGTCCGACTGGCCCCGTTGCTCGCAGAGGCGGGCGCGGATCTCGTCGACGTCAGCGCGGGCGGTATCCATCCCGACCAGGAGATCCCGAACGCCGGGCCAGGCTACCAGATTCCCTACGCCGAGACCATCAAGGAGAACACGGACCTGGCCGTCGGCGCGGTCGGTGGCATCACCACCGGCGAACAGGCCGACCAACTGATTCGCAACGAGCGTGCCGACCTCGCGATCGTCGGCCGCGAACATCTCCGTGACCCCTACTTCGCGCTCCACGCGGCTCACGAACTCGGCGTCGACGTCGACGTCCCGGCGCAGTACCGCCGCGGGTTCTGA
- a CDS encoding thiolase family protein: MERVAIIGASMTQFGQRDAWIRELLAEAGQACLDDAGVSPDAVEHLYVSNMASGEFEGQTGVPNALAHDLAALPAYTARIDQTSSSGGAGAYAAWQSVASGASEMTLLVGGEKMTHRTTAEATDVIASLTHPVEYKQGVTLPSFAGLTARLYLDTYDAPRESLGKVAVKNHKNGVDNPHAQFQKEVDLDTVLDSPIVADPLRLYDFCPITDGSAALLFCPESVAREYTDNYAVVSGIGGATDTHVVHERSDPTTMGGVVNSSEIAYDMADLGPEDVDVAELHDMFTILEFLQSEDLGFFEKGEGWKAVEEGVTDRDGELPINTSGGLKSKGHPLGASGVAQVYEIYKQVVGEAGPRQVEADVGLACNVGGFGNCVTTTILEGN; the protein is encoded by the coding sequence ATGGAACGCGTAGCAATCATTGGCGCGTCGATGACCCAGTTCGGGCAACGCGACGCGTGGATCCGTGAACTGCTCGCGGAGGCTGGACAGGCGTGTCTCGACGACGCGGGTGTCTCACCCGACGCGGTCGAGCATCTTTACGTCTCGAACATGGCGAGCGGCGAGTTCGAGGGGCAGACGGGCGTCCCGAACGCCCTCGCCCACGACCTCGCGGCACTCCCCGCCTACACCGCACGTATCGACCAGACGTCCTCGTCGGGCGGTGCTGGTGCCTACGCCGCCTGGCAGTCGGTCGCCAGCGGCGCGAGCGAGATGACGCTCCTCGTCGGCGGCGAGAAGATGACACACCGGACGACGGCGGAGGCCACAGACGTCATCGCCTCGCTGACACACCCAGTCGAGTACAAACAGGGCGTGACACTGCCGAGCTTCGCCGGACTCACCGCGCGACTCTATCTCGACACCTACGACGCCCCGCGCGAAAGTCTCGGCAAGGTCGCCGTCAAGAACCACAAGAACGGCGTGGACAACCCCCACGCGCAGTTCCAGAAGGAGGTCGATTTGGATACTGTTCTGGACTCGCCCATCGTGGCCGACCCGCTGCGGCTCTACGACTTCTGTCCCATCACGGACGGCAGCGCGGCACTGCTCTTCTGCCCCGAGTCCGTCGCTCGCGAGTATACGGACAACTACGCCGTCGTCAGCGGCATCGGCGGCGCGACCGACACCCACGTCGTCCACGAGCGCTCGGACCCGACGACGATGGGCGGCGTCGTCAACTCCAGCGAGATTGCCTACGACATGGCCGACCTCGGGCCGGAGGATGTCGACGTGGCGGAACTCCACGATATGTTCACCATTCTCGAATTCCTCCAGTCGGAGGACCTCGGCTTCTTCGAGAAAGGAGAAGGCTGGAAGGCCGTCGAGGAGGGCGTCACCGACCGCGACGGCGAGCTCCCCATCAACACCTCCGGTGGCCTCAAATCGAAGGGTCACCCCCTCGGCGCGTCGGGCGTCGCGCAGGTGTACGAGATCTACAAGCAGGTCGTCGGCGAGGCGGGCCCGCGACAGGTCGAGGCGGACGTCGGCCTCGCGTGTAACGTCGGCGGCTTCGGGAACTGTGTCACGACCACCATTCTGGAGGGCAACTGA
- a CDS encoding winged helix-turn-helix transcriptional regulator — translation MTADEAPGSNGADADDWQRVWHTLHDTLGNKWALHVLRLLAEHDAGFNEMKRELDGVTAKTLSARLRELRCRGFVARHVEATTPPSTRYTLTDAGRRFVATLRELETQVGVVDCGECGVEECAVVAREKPEAVVGGCC, via the coding sequence ATGACCGCCGACGAGGCTCCGGGCAGCAACGGAGCGGATGCAGACGACTGGCAGCGCGTGTGGCACACGCTCCACGACACGCTCGGCAACAAGTGGGCACTCCACGTCCTCCGGCTGCTCGCCGAGCACGACGCGGGCTTCAACGAGATGAAGCGCGAACTCGACGGCGTCACGGCGAAGACCCTCTCCGCGCGACTCCGAGAACTCCGCTGTCGGGGCTTCGTCGCGCGTCACGTCGAGGCGACGACGCCGCCGTCGACACGGTACACGCTCACCGACGCAGGCCGACGGTTCGTGGCGACGCTCCGCGAGTTGGAGACACAGGTCGGCGTCGTCGACTGCGGCGAGTGTGGGGTCGAGGAGTGTGCAGTCGTCGCACGCGAGAAGCCCGAGGCTGTCGTCGGTGGGTGCTGTTGA
- a CDS encoding DUF7504 family protein codes for METPVDDLTFSRSLSALKQRGSNLLVVGSAAETVRKAAARRFLGDGVGESRRRLFVFTDAAHTDTTIGSGPVTHGTTRVVTRETPTRGAAGVQQPSAATPTELPSSTQREEIEHRTVDSEQLGTLAWAIEQELSGFERDGGPFATGELRLCFDSLTPLLSTHDTPAVLRFLRAIGNRVRADSGMAHYHLPVARDDPAVDELAPLFDAVIELRLSDGRPEHRWILRDESFESDWLPL; via the coding sequence ATGGAGACGCCAGTCGACGACCTGACGTTCAGCCGGTCGCTCTCGGCACTGAAGCAACGAGGGAGCAACCTCCTCGTCGTCGGGTCGGCCGCCGAAACGGTCCGCAAAGCGGCAGCTCGGCGGTTCCTCGGCGACGGCGTCGGCGAGTCACGTCGTCGGCTGTTCGTCTTCACCGACGCGGCCCACACGGACACGACCATCGGCAGTGGGCCGGTCACTCACGGAACGACGCGCGTCGTCACCCGGGAGACGCCGACACGGGGCGCGGCTGGGGTACAGCAGCCGTCGGCGGCGACGCCGACGGAGCTTCCGTCGTCGACCCAGCGGGAGGAGATCGAGCACCGCACCGTCGACAGCGAACAGCTGGGAACGTTGGCGTGGGCGATCGAACAGGAACTCTCCGGCTTCGAGCGCGACGGGGGTCCGTTCGCGACCGGCGAACTCCGGCTGTGTTTCGACTCGCTCACACCTCTGCTCTCGACACACGACACGCCTGCCGTCCTCCGCTTTCTCCGCGCCATCGGCAACCGAGTCCGCGCGGACTCCGGGATGGCACACTACCATCTCCCGGTCGCGCGGGACGACCCCGCTGTCGACGAACTCGCACCGCTGTTCGACGCGGTCATCGAACTCCGACTGTCGGACGGCCGTCCCGAACACCGCTGGATTCTCCGCGACGAGTCCTTCGAGAGCGACTGGCTCCCCCTCTGA
- a CDS encoding 30S ribosomal protein S3ae, whose amino-acid sequence MSERSVSKQKKGKRWYSILAPEQFDRAELGETFADETEQIVGRTIQVTLGELTGDAGANNTKLTFKITDVGSDSAYTEFVQHELTRDYLRSLVRRGASKVAANITVLTKDDYRVQLQPVAFTTKKADKSQEKAIRKVMTQIVEDAAVDRTFADLVDSIVEGRLSSAIYGEAKTIYPLRRVEIQKLSLEARPEEVAAEEEAAVDVDDDEVAVDEA is encoded by the coding sequence ATGAGTGAACGATCCGTATCCAAGCAGAAGAAGGGAAAGCGATGGTACTCCATTCTCGCGCCCGAGCAGTTCGACCGCGCGGAACTCGGCGAGACCTTCGCTGACGAGACAGAACAGATCGTCGGGCGGACCATCCAGGTCACCCTCGGCGAACTCACCGGCGACGCCGGTGCCAACAACACGAAGCTGACCTTCAAGATCACCGACGTCGGCAGCGACTCGGCGTACACCGAGTTCGTCCAGCACGAACTCACCCGTGACTACCTCCGTAGTCTCGTCCGCCGCGGTGCCTCGAAGGTCGCCGCCAACATCACCGTCCTGACGAAGGACGACTACCGCGTCCAGCTCCAGCCGGTCGCCTTCACGACGAAGAAGGCCGACAAGAGCCAGGAGAAGGCCATCCGCAAGGTCATGACCCAGATCGTCGAGGACGCCGCCGTCGACCGCACGTTCGCGGACCTCGTCGACAGCATCGTCGAGGGCCGTCTCTCCTCCGCCATCTACGGCGAGGCAAAGACCATCTACCCGCTGCGCCGCGTCGAGATCCAGAAGCTCTCGCTCGAAGCGCGTCCGGAAGAGGTCGCCGCCGAGGAAGAGGCCGCCGTCGACGTCGACGACGACGAAGTCGCAGTCGACGAAGCGTAA
- a CDS encoding protein sorting system archaetidylserine synthase (This PssA-like phosphatidyltransferase, along with a PssD-like decarboxylase, is required in Haloarchaea for the archaeosortase ArtA to replace the PGF-CTERM sorting signal with a C-terminal lipid anchor.), which translates to MKPRFVGRFGLADYVTVSNAALGFLATVAAAIDPTLAARLILLGAIADGLDGVIARQFGGSEAGPYLDSLADVASFSVAPAFLVVSVVRETWGFDPLRLWGSAVLCALFVGMGVTRLGLYTAYDSKSDSTEGVPTTLAATILSAGVLAGFTEPIFLVPLVGILSVMMVVTVNYPDLHWQDALVMGAVQALAILLSGYAGEVFAFGLLFLALGYLFLGPRFYWRGT; encoded by the coding sequence ATGAAGCCGCGGTTCGTCGGTCGGTTCGGGCTTGCCGATTACGTCACCGTCAGCAACGCGGCACTCGGCTTTCTGGCTACCGTCGCCGCCGCAATCGACCCGACGCTGGCGGCTCGGCTCATCCTCCTCGGTGCCATCGCCGACGGTCTCGACGGCGTCATCGCCCGACAGTTCGGCGGCTCGGAGGCGGGACCGTATCTCGACTCGCTGGCCGACGTCGCCTCCTTCAGCGTCGCCCCCGCGTTCCTCGTCGTCAGCGTCGTCCGCGAGACGTGGGGCTTCGACCCCCTCCGACTCTGGGGGAGTGCCGTTCTCTGCGCACTGTTCGTCGGGATGGGCGTCACGCGACTCGGTCTCTATACGGCCTACGACAGCAAGTCCGACTCCACGGAGGGGGTGCCGACGACGCTCGCAGCGACCATCCTCTCGGCCGGCGTCCTCGCCGGATTCACCGAGCCGATCTTTCTCGTTCCACTGGTGGGGATTCTGTCCGTGATGATGGTGGTGACGGTCAACTATCCCGACCTCCACTGGCAGGACGCGCTCGTGATGGGCGCAGTGCAAGCGCTCGCCATCCTGCTGTCGGGCTACGCGGGAGAAGTGTTCGCGTTCGGACTGCTCTTTCTCGCACTTGGCTATCTCTTTCTCGGCCCGCGGTTCTACTGGCGCGGGACCTGA
- a CDS encoding ATPase domain-containing protein — MTAQVSATGDAVLDQMLGGGFPARRATLVTGDAGTGKTTLGMQFLQAGLDDGDDCLFISTEQTLSELRESFQQFNFDLDHENLTFASVHAAPGRTLEGDEELVLQTLGADGEPTSMGFDAPFTGEYIQQHLQQFGPADRVVFDSISGLAAITDDEERYRRTIIDLIRFFTDQFEATTVFTAEARTPGEGSMTEVLRFVTHGVLELTRQTVAEDTHRFLEVRKLRGVDHDRRTFEVEVTADGLRAGPARRSQPPALKDHHHQPIGIEGLDNLAGGGLVQGTGVLIEQDGRVNLSALFAQLLHFAIESDYAITLVPTVSLRESRVQQLLDGYGLEVETLLAEDRLFVVDLVGTWNREYENVLTPDHTAEAVTDALAELQTRTDRSMFSLVGTDGLVHALGVEGSRTVRYAQEAQLVDDEEMLIHVVNPDVVSDAVGAFYVDAADQVLSTWIRDDGLQYVTLQKSPCGFVGSTSLVEYIDEPPYLRVQNPPQTRENPYVCD, encoded by the coding sequence ATGACGGCACAAGTCTCAGCGACGGGAGACGCAGTTCTCGACCAGATGCTCGGTGGAGGCTTTCCGGCACGCCGAGCGACGCTGGTCACTGGCGACGCCGGGACCGGCAAGACGACCCTCGGGATGCAGTTTCTACAGGCCGGCCTCGACGACGGCGACGACTGTCTCTTTATCAGTACCGAACAGACGCTGAGCGAACTCCGCGAGTCGTTTCAGCAGTTCAACTTCGATCTCGACCACGAGAATCTGACCTTCGCGTCGGTCCACGCCGCTCCGGGACGGACGCTGGAAGGCGACGAGGAACTCGTCCTCCAGACGCTCGGTGCCGACGGCGAACCGACCTCGATGGGCTTCGACGCCCCCTTCACGGGCGAGTACATCCAGCAGCATCTCCAGCAGTTCGGCCCTGCCGACCGGGTCGTCTTCGACAGCATCTCCGGACTCGCTGCCATCACGGACGACGAGGAACGCTACCGACGGACGATCATCGACCTCATCCGGTTTTTCACCGACCAGTTCGAGGCGACGACGGTGTTCACCGCCGAAGCCCGCACGCCGGGCGAAGGGTCGATGACCGAAGTCCTCCGGTTCGTCACCCACGGCGTGCTCGAACTCACTCGGCAGACCGTCGCCGAGGACACCCACCGCTTCCTCGAAGTGCGGAAGCTCCGCGGCGTCGACCACGACCGCCGCACTTTCGAGGTCGAAGTGACGGCCGACGGCCTCCGTGCGGGACCCGCCCGCCGGTCGCAGCCACCGGCACTCAAAGACCACCACCACCAGCCCATCGGTATCGAGGGCCTCGACAACCTCGCTGGCGGCGGTCTCGTCCAGGGCACTGGGGTGCTCATCGAACAGGACGGCCGTGTCAACCTCAGCGCGCTGTTCGCCCAGCTGCTCCACTTCGCCATCGAGTCCGACTACGCCATCACCCTGGTCCCGACAGTCAGCTTGCGGGAGTCCCGCGTCCAGCAGCTCCTGGACGGCTACGGTCTCGAGGTGGAGACGCTGCTCGCCGAGGACCGCCTGTTCGTCGTCGACCTCGTCGGCACGTGGAACCGCGAGTATGAGAACGTGCTCACGCCGGACCACACCGCAGAGGCCGTCACCGACGCGCTCGCCGAACTCCAGACGCGGACCGACCGCTCGATGTTCTCGCTCGTCGGCACCGACGGACTCGTCCACGCGCTCGGCGTCGAAGGGTCGCGAACGGTCCGCTACGCGCAGGAGGCACAGCTCGTCGACGACGAGGAGATGCTGATTCACGTCGTCAATCCGGACGTCGTCTCCGACGCCGTCGGCGCGTTCTACGTCGACGCCGCAGACCAGGTGCTCTCGACGTGGATTCGCGACGACGGTCTCCAGTACGTCACGCTCCAGAAGTCACCCTGCGGCTTCGTCGGCAGCACGTCGCTCGTCGAGTATATCGACGAACCGCCCTACCTCCGCGTGCAGAACCCGCCACAGACGCGAGAGAATCCGTACGTCTGCGACTGA
- a CDS encoding DUF7111 family protein yields the protein MSDLSETTAEGITARYYETDDERVLEFSREGRTAAVAQNVDGYAMLKVRPTVDGDELERYYGFDMALDHAAELLGVGVHDLPVPEDAADMGM from the coding sequence ATGTCCGATCTGTCGGAAACCACTGCCGAGGGCATCACCGCCCGCTACTACGAGACGGACGACGAACGCGTCCTCGAGTTCAGCCGCGAGGGACGGACGGCGGCCGTCGCCCAGAACGTCGACGGCTACGCCATGCTGAAGGTACGGCCCACCGTCGACGGCGACGAGTTGGAGCGATACTACGGCTTCGACATGGCACTCGACCACGCCGCGGAACTGCTCGGCGTCGGCGTCCACGACCTGCCGGTTCCCGAGGACGCCGCCGACATGGGGATGTAA
- a CDS encoding DUF7547 family protein: MSSRRDDDLVDLLDDLEYTLSDLREELQQRPEARRQLRPPSPGEILRFTDEYTIPTVISILEANIRALELLQKLLRLANPEGSAREATNTARRGVRGVRNVRDDAVDGLDRALSELQRALSEADLPSDPESRDIVEDARSLTDEIERRIEESRSGRSRSRSRSRSRDRSRDYAQSASRRRSQGDGGRSRSGPVEIAVDEESDDGHEVDDSPTSPASEDDSDETEVNVEAELQSIKDDLDEDADDR; the protein is encoded by the coding sequence ATGAGCTCCCGCCGCGACGACGACCTCGTCGACCTCTTGGACGACCTCGAATACACCCTCTCGGACCTCCGCGAGGAACTCCAGCAACGGCCCGAGGCCCGCCGACAGCTCCGTCCACCGAGTCCGGGTGAGATCCTCCGCTTCACCGACGAGTACACCATTCCGACCGTCATCTCGATTCTGGAGGCCAACATCCGCGCGCTCGAACTGCTCCAGAAACTGCTGCGGCTCGCCAACCCGGAGGGCAGCGCGCGCGAGGCGACGAACACGGCCCGTCGCGGGGTTCGCGGCGTCCGCAACGTTCGAGACGACGCCGTCGACGGTCTCGACCGCGCGCTCTCGGAACTCCAGCGGGCACTCTCTGAGGCCGACCTCCCGAGCGACCCCGAGTCCCGCGACATCGTCGAGGACGCCCGCAGCCTGACCGACGAGATCGAGCGTCGTATCGAGGAGAGTCGGTCGGGACGCTCGCGTTCGCGGAGTCGGTCTCGCTCCCGCGACCGTTCGCGAGATTACGCACAGTCGGCGTCGCGTCGACGCTCACAGGGTGACGGTGGCCGGAGCCGCAGCGGTCCCGTCGAGATCGCCGTCGACGAGGAGTCGGACGACGGCCACGAGGTCGACGACTCGCCCACGTCGCCCGCGAGCGAGGACGACAGCGACGAGACGGAAGTCAACGTCGAGGCCGAGTTACAGTCCATCAAGGACGACCTCGACGAGGACGCTGACGACCGCTAA
- a CDS encoding cupredoxin domain-containing protein has protein sequence MQRRAFLASVGTAGLAAVAGCAGVSGSQGDILMRASAFDPYEYTVSVGDTVTWYNASTRGHTVTAYENAIPDAADYFATGGYENEQAAREAFRQEGFAGGQISSGESYSHTFEVPGRYEYVCIPHEQGGMVGRIIVEE, from the coding sequence ATGCAACGCAGGGCGTTTCTCGCGAGCGTCGGCACGGCCGGACTGGCCGCCGTCGCGGGCTGTGCGGGCGTCAGTGGGTCGCAGGGCGACATCCTGATGCGTGCGTCGGCGTTCGACCCGTACGAGTACACCGTCAGCGTCGGCGACACGGTCACCTGGTATAACGCGAGTACCCGCGGCCACACCGTGACGGCCTACGAGAACGCGATTCCCGACGCGGCCGACTACTTCGCGACCGGCGGCTACGAGAACGAACAGGCGGCTCGCGAGGCGTTCCGACAGGAGGGCTTCGCCGGGGGGCAGATCAGCAGCGGCGAGAGCTACAGCCACACCTTCGAGGTCCCCGGCCGCTACGAGTACGTCTGCATCCCCCACGAACAGGGCGGGATGGTCGGGCGGATTATCGTCGAAGAGTGA
- a CDS encoding exonuclease RecJ, with amino-acid sequence MSTARSTAEDAPAADVAAALREAPFVRVVARADGDSLAASGILAAACRSVGTPFHVRANPNPTLDPDADGLSVVVGFTGGDVAVAGASRPASVTAFEVARELGVEPDPILGLAGVVAAESTIGVDGSGTILDAAERRGTVERRPGLAVPTADVSDGIAHSTLVHTPSSGEVERVRAELAEMDLPAELDEEAHRRLASVVAIDATTAEGATPRAAEAVERALRPYATPEATFETVGGYADVLEAVAHEQPGTGVALALGHGEAARTAALDAWRAHAIAAHRLLREATTGRYEGVFVARVDADAESARALPTVARLLRDFRSPESVALVVAEDVSGRTHAAAASVEDRALGIAMADAAETLDGTGYGTDTRGAARFDGQRETTDFITALREVLAR; translated from the coding sequence GAGGACGCCCCCGCCGCCGACGTCGCCGCGGCACTCCGCGAGGCCCCGTTCGTCCGGGTCGTCGCGCGAGCCGACGGCGACTCGCTGGCCGCGAGTGGCATCCTCGCCGCCGCCTGTCGGAGCGTCGGAACCCCGTTCCACGTCCGAGCGAACCCGAACCCGACACTCGACCCCGACGCCGACGGTCTGTCCGTCGTCGTGGGGTTCACGGGTGGTGACGTCGCCGTCGCTGGCGCGAGCCGGCCGGCGAGCGTGACCGCCTTCGAGGTGGCGCGGGAACTCGGCGTCGAGCCGGACCCGATACTCGGCCTCGCGGGCGTCGTCGCCGCCGAATCGACTATCGGAGTCGACGGCAGCGGCACGATTCTCGACGCGGCCGAACGTCGCGGGACGGTCGAACGCCGACCGGGACTCGCCGTCCCGACCGCAGACGTCAGCGACGGTATCGCCCACTCGACGCTCGTCCACACGCCCAGTTCGGGCGAGGTGGAGCGCGTCAGAGCGGAGCTGGCCGAGATGGACCTTCCCGCCGAACTCGACGAGGAGGCCCACCGTCGGCTCGCATCCGTCGTCGCCATCGACGCCACGACGGCCGAGGGCGCGACGCCCCGTGCCGCCGAGGCAGTCGAGCGGGCACTCCGCCCCTACGCGACGCCCGAGGCGACGTTCGAGACGGTCGGCGGCTACGCCGACGTGCTCGAAGCCGTCGCGCACGAACAGCCCGGAACCGGCGTGGCACTCGCACTGGGCCACGGTGAGGCAGCGCGAACTGCCGCACTCGACGCCTGGCGCGCCCACGCCATCGCGGCCCACCGCCTCCTCCGAGAGGCCACCACGGGTCGCTACGAGGGCGTGTTCGTCGCTCGCGTCGACGCCGACGCCGAGTCGGCGCGAGCGTTACCGACGGTCGCACGGCTGCTGCGGGACTTCCGTTCGCCGGAGTCCGTCGCACTCGTCGTCGCCGAAGACGTCTCTGGTCGGACGCACGCGGCCGCCGCGAGCGTCGAGGACCGAGCACTCGGTATCGCGATGGCCGACGCTGCGGAGACGCTCGACGGGACGGGCTACGGCACCGACACGCGCGGAGCAGCGCGGTTCGACGGGCAGAGAGAGACAACCGACTTCATCACGGCACTTCGGGAGGTGCTTGCGCGATGA
- a CDS encoding DUF7548 family protein, giving the protein MELEDVAPTVGVVACAALLVTLGVPYVAVSEPGTVLSEYYASGAVGVGGVAFLAVLTVVVFLSGTRGTADPALVSGIALVLGVVTLALAALWALAVDETLLFNLPASAAWMTSHRWVVVAVAAVVPISAAGYARGVLRG; this is encoded by the coding sequence ATGGAGTTGGAAGACGTCGCACCGACGGTCGGAGTCGTCGCCTGCGCCGCGCTACTCGTCACGCTCGGAGTGCCATACGTCGCCGTCAGCGAACCGGGGACCGTCCTCAGTGAGTACTACGCCTCGGGCGCGGTCGGCGTCGGCGGCGTGGCCTTCCTCGCCGTCCTGACCGTCGTCGTCTTTCTCTCGGGGACGCGCGGGACTGCCGACCCCGCACTCGTCTCCGGTATCGCGCTCGTCCTCGGCGTCGTCACGCTGGCACTGGCGGCCCTCTGGGCACTCGCCGTCGACGAGACGCTGCTGTTCAACCTCCCGGCGTCGGCCGCGTGGATGACGAGCCACCGCTGGGTCGTCGTCGCCGTCGCCGCGGTCGTCCCGATCAGTGCCGCTGGGTACGCGCGTGGCGTCCTCCGAGGCTGA
- a CDS encoding OB-fold domain-containing protein, translating to MSDNPPMEAARYSDGSITYPGHPIGPNGDEPVGTVDLSEYTATVITWTTSTATPPGVRQPNTLAIVEFDVEGEPVRALGQVTTDEVDIGDEVTPVYCEELREPGAGIREPESQEWDGYRFEPV from the coding sequence ATGAGCGACAACCCACCCATGGAAGCAGCACGCTACTCCGACGGCAGCATCACCTACCCCGGCCACCCCATCGGTCCGAACGGCGACGAGCCGGTCGGGACCGTCGACCTCAGCGAGTACACCGCGACGGTCATCACGTGGACCACGTCGACGGCGACGCCGCCGGGCGTCCGCCAGCCGAACACGCTGGCTATCGTCGAGTTCGACGTCGAGGGCGAACCCGTCCGCGCGCTCGGACAGGTCACGACCGACGAGGTCGATATCGGCGACGAAGTTACGCCGGTCTACTGCGAGGAACTCCGCGAACCCGGTGCGGGCATCCGCGAGCCGGAGAGTCAGGAGTGGGACGGGTATCGGTTTGAACCGGTCTGA